From Stenotrophomonas maltophilia, a single genomic window includes:
- the tsaB gene encoding tRNA (adenosine(37)-N6)-threonylcarbamoyltransferase complex dimerization subunit type 1 TsaB, with translation MKLLAFETATEACSVALHVDGQVLERFEIAPRRHAELSLPWAEALLAEAGISRRQLDGIALSRGPGAFTGVRLAIAIAQGIALALDRPLLPVSTLRVLALRAPAEETQILSAIDARMGELYVARFERVDGLPVACDAERVCAPAAVALPEGLSAYGVGTGFGATEGALVAQLGAGLRGFDATALPRASDVLALAVPAFARGEAIAPEKVEPAYLRDNVALTLVEQQAAREAKAKANG, from the coding sequence ATGAAACTGCTCGCCTTTGAAACCGCCACCGAAGCCTGTTCCGTTGCCCTGCATGTCGATGGGCAGGTGCTGGAACGTTTCGAGATCGCCCCGCGCCGGCATGCCGAACTGAGCCTGCCGTGGGCGGAGGCGCTGCTGGCCGAAGCCGGCATCAGCCGCCGCCAGCTGGACGGTATCGCGCTCAGCCGCGGCCCCGGTGCGTTCACCGGCGTGCGCCTGGCCATCGCCATTGCCCAGGGCATCGCGCTGGCGCTGGACCGCCCGCTGCTGCCGGTGTCGACGCTGCGGGTGCTGGCGCTGCGTGCGCCGGCGGAAGAAACACAGATCCTGTCGGCAATCGATGCGCGGATGGGCGAACTGTACGTCGCGCGCTTCGAACGCGTGGACGGCCTGCCGGTTGCATGCGATGCCGAGCGCGTGTGCGCACCGGCTGCGGTGGCGTTGCCGGAAGGGCTGTCGGCCTACGGCGTCGGTACCGGGTTCGGCGCGACCGAAGGCGCTCTGGTGGCGCAACTGGGGGCAGGCCTGCGCGGTTTCGATGCCACTGCACTGCCGCGTGCGTCGGATGTGCTGGCGCTGGCGGTACCGGCCTTCGCGCGCGGTGAGGCCATTGCACCGGAGAAGGTCGAACCGGCGTACCTGCGCGACAACGTGGCGCTGACCCTGGTCGAGCAG
- a CDS encoding ATP-dependent DNA helicase yields the protein MSDLVHASREALSDGGALASHLDAFVPRPAQLRLTEAIADALQQRDLLLAEAGTGTGKTFAYLVPVLLSGLRTIISTGTRALQDQLYHRDLPRVRQALGVGLRSALLKGRANYLCRYRLQQARGEPRFSSPEQAAQFQRILAWSGRSEFGDIAELDGLADDSPLLPMVTSTVDNCLGTDCPFWDDCFVVRARQRAQAADVVVVNHHLLLADLALKQDGFGELLPGAQAFVIDEAHQLPELAAQFFGEGFGMRPWQELGRDCLAEARGVGGAQSALQEPVDQLQQALLALRTAMEGLPSRGTQWRALAMPQVRDGFDTVMAGLVTLEQALQPLREAAAGLDACHARAREAVSRLSRWLGDDEPSLDFDTDPADVAGAADVLWYELTPRGFRCQRTPMDVSGPLREHRERSRAAWIFTSATLTVGGGFDHIATRLGLDDPHTLVQPSPFNWPEQALCYLPEGLPDPAARGFGTALIQTLRPVLQASQGRAFLLFASHRALREAAEALRDGPWPLFVQGEAPRATLLQRFRESGNGVLLGSASFREGVDVVGEALSVVMIDKLPFAAPDDPVYEARLEAIRSQGGNPFRDEQLPQAVIALKQGVGRLIRSESDRGVLVLCDPRLLNRGYGRVFLDSLPPFRRTRSLADVQAFFTPQWAPVADDAVPATAAAGPDLAPGATFPLF from the coding sequence ATGTCCGACCTTGTCCATGCCAGCCGCGAAGCCCTCAGCGACGGCGGCGCGCTCGCCTCGCACCTGGACGCCTTCGTCCCGCGTCCGGCCCAGCTGCGCCTGACCGAAGCCATCGCCGATGCGCTGCAGCAGCGCGATCTGCTGCTGGCCGAGGCCGGTACCGGCACCGGCAAGACCTTCGCCTACCTGGTGCCGGTACTGCTGTCCGGGCTGCGTACCATCATCTCCACCGGTACCCGCGCGCTGCAGGACCAGCTCTACCACCGCGATCTTCCTCGCGTGCGCCAGGCGCTCGGCGTCGGCCTGCGCAGCGCGCTGCTGAAGGGGCGTGCGAACTACCTGTGCCGCTATCGCCTGCAGCAGGCGCGTGGCGAGCCACGATTCTCCAGCCCGGAACAGGCGGCGCAGTTCCAGCGCATCCTGGCCTGGTCCGGTCGCTCCGAGTTCGGTGACATCGCCGAGCTCGACGGGTTGGCCGACGACTCACCACTGCTGCCGATGGTCACCTCCACCGTCGACAACTGCCTGGGCACCGACTGCCCGTTCTGGGACGACTGCTTCGTGGTGCGTGCGCGGCAACGTGCGCAGGCGGCCGACGTGGTGGTGGTCAACCATCACCTGCTGCTGGCGGACCTGGCATTGAAACAGGATGGCTTCGGCGAACTGCTGCCGGGGGCGCAGGCGTTCGTCATCGACGAGGCGCATCAGTTGCCCGAGTTGGCCGCGCAGTTCTTCGGCGAGGGGTTCGGCATGCGCCCGTGGCAGGAGCTCGGCCGCGACTGCCTGGCCGAAGCGCGAGGCGTGGGCGGTGCGCAGTCGGCCCTGCAGGAGCCGGTCGACCAGTTGCAGCAGGCGCTGCTGGCGTTGCGTACAGCGATGGAGGGCCTGCCATCGCGCGGCACGCAGTGGCGCGCACTGGCAATGCCACAGGTGCGCGACGGCTTCGATACGGTGATGGCGGGGCTGGTGACGCTGGAGCAGGCACTGCAACCACTGCGCGAAGCTGCCGCTGGCCTGGATGCCTGCCATGCGCGGGCGCGCGAAGCGGTCTCGCGGCTCAGCCGCTGGCTGGGCGATGATGAGCCCAGCCTGGATTTCGACACCGACCCTGCGGACGTGGCGGGTGCTGCCGATGTGCTCTGGTACGAGCTCACCCCGCGTGGTTTCCGCTGCCAGCGCACGCCCATGGATGTGTCCGGGCCGCTGCGCGAGCACCGTGAACGCAGCCGGGCGGCATGGATCTTCACCTCCGCTACGCTGACCGTAGGCGGTGGCTTTGATCACATCGCCACGCGGCTGGGCCTGGACGATCCGCACACCCTGGTCCAGCCGAGTCCGTTCAACTGGCCCGAGCAGGCGTTGTGCTACCTGCCCGAAGGCCTGCCCGATCCGGCCGCGCGTGGCTTCGGCACCGCGTTGATCCAGACCCTGCGGCCGGTGCTGCAGGCGTCGCAGGGCAGGGCATTCCTGCTGTTCGCGTCGCATCGCGCCCTGCGCGAGGCCGCCGAAGCGCTGCGCGACGGGCCGTGGCCGTTGTTCGTGCAGGGCGAGGCGCCGCGCGCGACGTTGCTGCAGCGCTTCCGCGAATCGGGCAATGGCGTGCTGCTCGGCTCGGCCAGTTTCCGCGAGGGCGTGGACGTGGTCGGCGAAGCGTTGAGCGTGGTGATGATCGACAAGCTGCCCTTCGCCGCTCCGGACGACCCGGTGTACGAGGCACGGCTGGAGGCGATCCGCAGCCAGGGCGGCAACCCGTTCCGCGACGAGCAGCTGCCGCAGGCGGTGATCGCGTTGAAGCAGGGTGTCGGCCGCCTGATCCGCAGCGAGAGCGACCGCGGGGTGCTGGTGCTGTGCGACCCGCGCCTGCTTAATCGCGGCTATGGCCGGGTCTTCCTCGATTCGCTGCCGCCGTTCCGCCGTACCCGCAGCCTGGCCGATGTGCAGGCCTTCTTTACGCCACAATGGGCACCCGTGGCCGATGATGCCGTTCCGGCCACCGCTGCGGCGGGCCCGGATCTGGCGCCCGGCGCCACGTTCCCCCTGTTCTGA